In one Candidatus Komeilibacteria bacterium CG_4_10_14_0_2_um_filter_37_10 genomic region, the following are encoded:
- a CDS encoding radical SAM protein, with protein sequence MQEKVKIAWQGKHFGEEPVFVGTEKQGAGGIFFSGCNLHCVFCQNYQISQQGVGRDYTIEQLAEIMLGLQKQEAINIDLVSPTIWWQQIKQAIILARQQGLTLPIVWNSNAQESVLLLQQMRGLVDIYLPDFKYADDILAQQLSASGQYSTLAQLAIAEMLQQVGTASLDKPTSTKGVLIRHLIIPNHLDNSKKVLQMIHDHFSGTPVSLMSQYYPCYQAYLIPEINRLLTRAEYQEVLDYYQQLNLSGFEQEYGSGKFFLPDFTKKNPFQ encoded by the coding sequence ATGCAGGAGAAAGTAAAAATAGCTTGGCAGGGAAAACACTTTGGCGAGGAGCCAGTTTTCGTAGGAACAGAAAAACAAGGCGCCGGTGGTATTTTTTTCAGTGGTTGCAATTTGCATTGTGTATTTTGTCAGAATTATCAAATATCACAGCAAGGTGTAGGTCGTGACTATACTATTGAGCAACTAGCGGAGATAATGTTGGGTTTACAAAAACAAGAGGCGATTAATATTGATTTAGTGAGTCCAACAATTTGGTGGCAACAGATCAAGCAAGCTATTATATTAGCGCGTCAGCAGGGGCTTACTTTACCCATTGTTTGGAATAGCAATGCCCAAGAGAGCGTCTTACTCTTACAGCAGATGAGGGGACTCGTAGATATTTACTTACCAGATTTCAAATATGCTGACGATATTTTAGCTCAACAGCTGTCAGCGTCAGGGCAGTATAGTACATTAGCTCAGCTCGCGATTGCTGAAATGTTGCAGCAAGTTGGTACAGCTAGTTTAGACAAACCAACAAGCACCAAAGGTGTTTTGATCAGACATTTGATTATTCCTAACCATTTAGATAATTCCAAAAAAGTTTTGCAAATGATTCATGATCATTTTTCTGGTACGCCAGTTAGCTTGATGTCCCAATACTATCCTTGTTATCAAGCATATTTAATTCCCGAAATCAATAGATTATTAACCAGGGCTGAATATCAAGAAGTGTTGGATTATTATCAACAACTTAATTTATCAGGTTTTGAGCAAGAGTATGGCAGTGGTAAGTTTTTTTTGCCAGATTTTACTAAGAAAAATCCTTTTCAATAA